Proteins encoded by one window of Moorella humiferrea:
- the pheA gene encoding prephenate dehydratase, with protein MKTIAYLGPPGTFSHEAAVTWRRRLEPEREKEVEELLACPELPGVVDAVKNHRAMAGILPVENSIEGAVNLTLDLLLEEMELQIIGEVILPINHCLLSQADDINAVREVWSHPQALAQCRRYLAAVLPWAKIKAVTSTAEAAGEALKRPDLAAIASSFAASLYRLPILAQDIQDYSGNKTRFWVVGREAPSLTGPYKTSLVVAAPANRPGTLYTILKDFAEAGINLTRIESRPTKKELGEYLFFIDCEGRCDEAPLNEVLAGLKSRTVLLRILGTYALG; from the coding sequence ATGAAGACCATTGCGTATCTAGGCCCGCCGGGAACCTTTTCCCATGAAGCGGCGGTCACCTGGAGGCGGCGCCTGGAACCTGAACGTGAGAAAGAAGTAGAGGAGCTCCTGGCATGCCCCGAACTGCCGGGAGTCGTCGATGCCGTAAAAAACCACCGGGCGATGGCCGGTATTCTGCCTGTGGAGAATTCCATTGAAGGCGCCGTCAACCTGACTCTGGATCTCCTCCTTGAAGAAATGGAACTGCAGATAATCGGGGAAGTGATACTGCCCATCAACCACTGCCTCTTAAGCCAGGCAGACGACATAAATGCCGTGCGGGAGGTCTGGTCCCATCCCCAGGCCCTGGCCCAGTGCAGGCGTTACCTTGCCGCCGTTCTTCCATGGGCAAAAATTAAAGCCGTTACCAGTACGGCCGAGGCCGCCGGAGAGGCTCTTAAACGCCCAGACCTGGCGGCCATTGCCTCCTCTTTCGCCGCCTCGTTGTACCGCCTGCCGATTTTGGCGCAAGATATCCAGGATTATTCAGGAAATAAAACACGGTTTTGGGTCGTCGGCCGGGAGGCGCCATCTTTAACCGGGCCTTATAAAACCTCCTTGGTGGTGGCCGCCCCGGCCAACAGACCTGGAACCCTTTACACCATCTTAAAGGATTTTGCCGAAGCCGGTATAAATTTAACCCGCATTGAATCGCGACCCACTAAAAAAGAGCTGGGCGAATACCTTTTCTTTATTGATTGCGAGGGCCGGTGTGACGAGGCGCCGTTGAATGAGGTGCTGGCTGGTCTAAAATCCCGCACGGTTTTGCTACGAATTTTGGGGACCTATGCTTTAGGATAG
- a CDS encoding lysophospholipid acyltransferase family protein — translation MFYYFAKFVCYIFLRFFCRWKVVGRENFPLEGPVIVVANHISLLDPVVVGVASPRMVRFMAKEELFHIPVVKWIIKGLRAFPVRRGRSDRGALKTALEVLKAGQVIGIFPEGKRSRDGRLLPFQHGAALLALKAGAPLLPAAIKNTDKVFRGGRITITFGKPLKYHIDGPSPPHQVENLTAAAYQEVAKMLA, via the coding sequence GTGTTCTATTATTTTGCTAAATTTGTCTGCTATATTTTTCTTCGTTTTTTCTGTCGCTGGAAAGTTGTAGGAAGGGAAAATTTTCCCCTTGAAGGGCCGGTTATTGTGGTTGCCAATCATATTTCCCTTTTGGACCCGGTAGTAGTAGGGGTGGCGTCTCCCCGTATGGTACGCTTTATGGCCAAGGAGGAGCTTTTTCACATTCCTGTAGTTAAATGGATTATCAAGGGTCTTCGGGCCTTTCCCGTGAGACGCGGTCGTTCCGATCGGGGAGCTTTAAAGACAGCCCTGGAAGTGCTGAAGGCCGGTCAGGTTATCGGGATATTTCCCGAAGGTAAAAGAAGCAGAGACGGACGTCTGCTACCTTTTCAACACGGTGCCGCGCTGCTGGCACTAAAGGCGGGGGCGCCCCTTTTACCGGCAGCCATAAAAAATACCGATAAAGTTTTTCGCGGCGGGAGAATTACGATAACCTTTGGCAAGCCTTTAAAATATCATATTGATGGTCCGAGTCCCCCCCACCAGGTGGAAAACCTGACGGCCGCCGCATATCAAGAAGTTGCCAAAATGCTGGCTTAA
- the fni gene encoding type 2 isopentenyl-diphosphate Delta-isomerase, with the protein MQESIAGRGRRKLEHLRFFRLEGKGTSGLEDVHLIHQALPELDWQDIDLSCRWLGKTLAAPFIINALTGGPPETLEINAALARVARRTGIAMAVGSQKAAIENKQWADTFAVVRRENPEGLILANLGAGNSLEAAREAVDMIAADGLQIHLNAAQELVMPEGDRTFRGWLQNIREMVEYLEVPVIAKEVGFGLSRETALKLYQSGVRIFDVGGRGGTNFALIESSRRQREVTALSEWGLTTAVSILEIKALGLPLDIIATGGISNPLDAARALALGAKLVGVAGYFLKILLEQGEDALIQEVVGWQEDLKRICLLSGCTRPTELADKPLVITGKTREWLKERNISIHRSP; encoded by the coding sequence ATGCAAGAAAGCATAGCAGGAAGAGGCCGGCGCAAACTGGAGCACCTGCGTTTCTTCCGGCTTGAAGGTAAAGGCACGAGCGGCCTCGAGGATGTACATTTGATACACCAGGCCCTGCCGGAACTAGATTGGCAAGATATCGATCTTAGCTGCCGGTGGCTGGGGAAAACCCTGGCCGCCCCTTTTATTATAAATGCCCTTACCGGAGGGCCGCCGGAAACCCTGGAGATCAACGCCGCTCTGGCCAGGGTGGCCAGGAGAACGGGGATTGCCATGGCCGTAGGTTCCCAGAAAGCGGCCATTGAGAACAAGCAGTGGGCCGATACCTTTGCCGTCGTCCGTCGTGAAAACCCCGAAGGCCTCATCCTTGCCAACCTGGGAGCTGGTAATTCCCTGGAAGCCGCCCGCGAAGCAGTGGACATGATTGCTGCCGACGGTTTGCAGATACATTTAAACGCCGCCCAGGAGCTGGTTATGCCGGAGGGCGACAGAACTTTTCGCGGGTGGTTGCAAAACATCCGAGAAATGGTAGAATACCTGGAAGTGCCCGTCATTGCCAAAGAAGTTGGATTTGGCCTATCCAGGGAAACTGCCCTCAAGTTATACCAGAGCGGCGTACGTATTTTTGATGTCGGCGGTCGCGGTGGTACAAATTTTGCCCTTATAGAAAGCAGCCGCCGCCAGCGCGAGGTAACGGCTTTATCCGAATGGGGGCTGACGACGGCGGTAAGTATATTGGAAATAAAGGCTTTGGGTCTGCCGCTAGATATCATAGCCACCGGCGGTATCTCCAATCCCCTGGACGCAGCCCGGGCCCTGGCTTTAGGGGCAAAGCTTGTCGGCGTTGCGGGTTATTTTTTAAAAATCCTCCTGGAACAGGGTGAAGATGCTCTAATTCAAGAAGTGGTGGGCTGGCAGGAAGATTTAAAACGCATTTGCCTTCTAAGCGGATGTACCCGCCCAACTGAGCTGGCAGATAAACCCTTAGTCATAACAGGAAAAACCAGGGAATGGTTGAAAGAAAGAAATATAAGCATCCACCGGTCACCGTAA
- a CDS encoding prephenate dehydrogenase — protein sequence MEQGLAYRLPPGSPPVARAAIIGLGLIGGSLGLALVQGGLAQEVVGYDRDGEAVQTAVRLGAVTRAAFSSEEAVAGAEIVFLAVPVGSLTKVAAAVAPFTAPGAIVTDTGSVKGDIVYAMENIFHSRAFYIGGHPMAGSEKAGIKAADRYLLENAVYVLTPTQNTDSGALSRLQGLLKALGARVITMDPEEHDLVVAGVSHLPHLLAVSLMQTAGELSREHPITLMLAAGGFRDTTRIAAGNPEMWRDIFLSNRQAILKVLQLWRRQVEALEGVIAREDAMELEAVLQHARHLRNQVPARQKGLLPTLHEIVVTVPDRPGVIGRMASALGGAGINIIDLEILRVREGEGGSIRLAFTTAEAAAGALEILQGMGINARIL from the coding sequence ATGGAACAAGGTTTAGCCTACCGGTTGCCTCCTGGAAGCCCTCCTGTGGCAAGGGCGGCTATTATCGGCCTGGGGCTTATTGGAGGTTCCCTGGGGTTAGCCTTGGTACAGGGAGGCCTGGCCCAGGAGGTAGTGGGATATGACCGCGACGGGGAGGCAGTACAAACGGCAGTACGGCTCGGTGCCGTAACCCGGGCAGCTTTCAGTTCGGAAGAGGCAGTCGCCGGTGCCGAAATAGTTTTCCTTGCGGTACCTGTGGGAAGCTTAACTAAAGTCGCCGCGGCCGTCGCGCCTTTTACGGCACCGGGGGCTATAGTGACTGACACCGGCAGCGTTAAGGGAGATATTGTTTACGCCATGGAAAACATCTTCCATTCCCGCGCCTTTTACATCGGCGGCCATCCCATGGCCGGTTCTGAGAAGGCCGGGATTAAAGCTGCTGATCGTTACCTTCTGGAAAACGCCGTCTATGTACTTACGCCTACACAAAACACCGATTCCGGCGCGCTATCCCGTCTTCAAGGGCTTTTAAAAGCCCTGGGGGCCAGGGTAATCACCATGGACCCGGAAGAACATGATCTGGTAGTGGCCGGGGTCAGCCACTTACCTCACCTGTTAGCCGTCAGTTTAATGCAGACGGCGGGTGAGCTTTCACGGGAGCACCCCATCACGTTAATGTTGGCCGCCGGGGGTTTTCGGGATACGACCCGCATTGCCGCAGGAAACCCCGAGATGTGGCGGGATATTTTTCTCTCCAATCGTCAAGCCATCCTTAAAGTGTTACAGCTCTGGCGGCGTCAGGTCGAGGCCCTGGAAGGAGTGATTGCCAGGGAAGACGCTATGGAACTGGAGGCGGTTTTACAGCACGCCCGCCATCTAAGGAACCAGGTACCTGCCCGCCAGAAAGGCCTGCTGCCCACCCTACATGAGATTGTTGTGACCGTGCCCGATCGTCCGGGGGTTATCGGCCGGATGGCGAGTGCTCTGGGAGGGGCGGGCATTAACATAATAGATCTGGAGATCCTCCGGGTAAGGGAAGGAGAAGGAGGCAGCATTCGCCTGGCCTTTACCACTGCCGAGGCGGCCGCCGGTGCCCTGGAGATTTTACAGGGCATGGGTATCAATGCCCGCATATTGTGA
- the cmk gene encoding (d)CMP kinase: MKEKLSGNVAIDGPAGAGKSTAARLLAQKLGYLYIDTGAMYRALTWKALKRGINVFAEKQLVALAEETNIYLESTTGGILKVYCDGEEVTKAIRQENVSCHVSAVARVPEVRRRLVELQRKMAASNRVVMDGRDIGTNVLPEAPYKFFLTASLAERAQRRYQELLAAGQPAALEKIKEEIHKRDVQDSLREVDPLQPAPDAVIIDTTNLWIEEVVDKMLSIIYERHNFGTGGATNSGLSV; this comes from the coding sequence ATGAAGGAAAAATTGTCTGGTAATGTAGCCATCGACGGTCCCGCCGGAGCGGGAAAAAGTACGGCGGCCAGACTTCTGGCACAAAAACTCGGGTATCTCTATATAGACACCGGAGCCATGTACCGCGCTCTAACATGGAAGGCACTAAAACGGGGTATAAATGTCTTCGCCGAAAAACAGCTTGTCGCTCTGGCGGAAGAAACTAACATTTATCTGGAAAGTACAACAGGCGGGATACTTAAAGTTTACTGTGATGGCGAAGAAGTGACTAAGGCCATCCGCCAGGAAAATGTGTCCTGCCATGTTTCCGCCGTCGCCAGGGTGCCGGAAGTGCGGCGACGTTTGGTTGAACTACAACGTAAGATGGCCGCTTCCAACCGCGTGGTTATGGATGGGCGCGACATCGGCACCAACGTTCTACCGGAAGCTCCCTATAAGTTTTTCCTGACGGCGTCCCTGGCTGAGCGGGCGCAGCGGCGATATCAGGAACTTCTGGCCGCGGGTCAGCCGGCCGCATTGGAAAAGATAAAAGAAGAAATACATAAGCGTGATGTTCAGGATAGTCTGCGGGAAGTGGATCCCTTGCAGCCGGCACCTGATGCCGTAATCATCGATACTACCAACCTCTGGATAGAAGAAGTGGTAGACAAGATGCTCAGTATAATTTATGAACGCCATAATTTTGGTACCGGCGGCGCAACTAACTCCGGTTTATCGGTATAG
- the aroA gene encoding 3-phosphoshikimate 1-carboxyvinyltransferase: protein MQLFIEPPSSLAGTLKPPGDKSISHRAAIIGALAEGTTVIEGFLEGDDCLSTLRCLRALGVNIEGPHRGHVTIYGKGMFLKEPEDVLDAGNSGTTMRLLMGVLAGQPFYSVITGDPSLRWRPMGRVTRPLKTMGAQIWGRNGGELAPLSIQGGNLQSLSYTLPVASAQVKSSLLLAGLFARGETIISEPFPTRDHSERLLKAAGAALDVEGQTIKISGGRPLKPLAVVVPGDISAAAFFMVAGCIHPHADIILKNVNLNPTRTGIIDVLKAMGGQITVIPRGESSGEPVGDIHVASSQLHGVEIGGALIPRLIDEIPVLAVAAAVASGETLIRDAAELRVKESDRITLVARELGKMGASIQALPDGFLIQGNRGGDLRGAIVDSHGDHRLGMALAIAALVADGPTVIRGAECLAVSYPQFSAHMSILGVKVKEE from the coding sequence ATGCAGCTTTTTATCGAGCCGCCATCTTCCTTGGCGGGAACGTTAAAGCCACCGGGAGATAAATCCATTTCCCATCGTGCCGCCATTATCGGCGCCCTGGCCGAAGGCACCACGGTTATCGAGGGCTTCCTGGAGGGAGACGATTGCCTCAGTACTTTAAGGTGCCTCCGGGCCCTTGGAGTTAACATTGAAGGTCCCCACCGGGGCCATGTCACAATTTACGGTAAAGGGATGTTTTTAAAGGAGCCCGAAGATGTCCTCGACGCCGGCAACTCGGGTACCACCATGCGCCTTCTTATGGGGGTGCTGGCCGGACAGCCCTTTTACAGCGTCATCACCGGGGACCCTTCGTTGCGGTGGCGGCCCATGGGGAGGGTAACGCGGCCCCTAAAAACCATGGGGGCCCAAATTTGGGGACGAAATGGGGGAGAACTGGCACCCTTAAGCATCCAGGGCGGGAATTTGCAGTCCCTTTCCTATACATTACCTGTAGCCAGCGCACAGGTAAAATCGTCTTTATTGCTCGCCGGGCTTTTTGCCCGTGGGGAGACGATAATAAGCGAACCTTTTCCCACCAGGGATCATAGCGAGCGCCTCCTCAAAGCGGCCGGGGCAGCACTGGATGTTGAAGGTCAGACCATCAAAATCTCCGGTGGGCGGCCATTGAAACCCCTGGCCGTTGTCGTTCCGGGAGACATTTCGGCTGCCGCCTTTTTCATGGTGGCCGGCTGTATCCATCCACATGCGGATATTATCTTAAAAAATGTTAACTTAAATCCTACCCGAACAGGCATCATAGATGTTTTAAAGGCAATGGGAGGGCAAATAACGGTAATACCCCGGGGAGAAAGCAGCGGGGAACCGGTCGGCGACATCCACGTGGCCTCCAGCCAGCTCCACGGGGTGGAAATAGGCGGTGCCCTCATACCCCGGCTGATAGATGAAATACCGGTTTTGGCCGTCGCGGCTGCGGTGGCCTCGGGGGAAACACTGATACGTGACGCCGCCGAACTACGGGTTAAGGAAAGCGACCGCATCACCTTGGTGGCCAGGGAGCTAGGTAAAATGGGGGCCTCTATCCAGGCCCTGCCAGACGGGTTTTTAATTCAAGGAAACAGGGGAGGCGACCTCCGGGGAGCGATTGTAGACAGCCATGGCGACCACCGCCTGGGCATGGCTCTGGCCATTGCCGCACTAGTTGCCGATGGACCGACGGTGATTAGAGGCGCTGAATGCTTGGCCGTTTCTTACCCGCAGTTTTCCGCCCATATGTCTATCCTGGGGGTTAAAGTAAAAGAGGAATGA
- a CDS encoding bifunctional 4-hydroxy-3-methylbut-2-enyl diphosphate reductase/30S ribosomal protein S1, with product MLVADYAGFCFGVTRAVKKAKEAPKPIASLGSLIHNRLVVEELAREGVKPVASLEEVDCGRVLIRSHGVSPDVLEVAREKGLEVIDATCPYVARAQHLAQKLAREGYQVVIVGEASHPEVKGLLGWAGPGAVVVSDREEAELLPYYPRRAVLAQTTQPEEKLAEVAAVLRTKTDTLVVHNTVCHATRRRQEAAVDLARRVDVMLVVGGRESANTRHLAELCRTTGTPTYHIETAGELCRQWFINARRVGVTGGASTPAWIIEEVVVMLAEQEKLMVPEGEREPEKGPEGAELAPAGENNAVEVKPETESGATTVEAGETDGAIENTAAPEKQEEQKNEIQQQIEAKMPELRRGSIVTGTVVQVNDNEVLVDVGGKCEGIIPLNELSHRNISDPHEVVAVGDTINVMVVKPENEEGHPVLSKRRADRRIAWEKLEQYLANGTEIQGEVIEVVKGGLLVDVGVRGFVPASLIERGYVEDLNAYLGKTLRLRVIELDRSKNKVVLSQKAILEEEYEKQRQATWESLEVGQVRKGIVRRLTNFGAFVDLGGVDGLLHVSEISWGRVEHPRDALQEGQEIEVKVLGVDREEGKVSLGRKQLLPNPWDTAASRYPVGTIVEGKVLRLAPFGAFVEVEPGIEGLVHISQLADRHVEKPEDVVKVGDVIPVKVLGVDQEAQRMSLSLRQALRDRAKKQPKQAEKSPEPQEESGVKLGDLFGELFEEVK from the coding sequence GTGCTGGTTGCCGATTATGCAGGTTTTTGTTTCGGCGTCACGCGGGCCGTAAAAAAGGCCAAAGAAGCTCCCAAACCCATCGCCTCCCTAGGTTCTTTGATCCATAACAGGTTGGTAGTGGAAGAACTGGCTCGAGAAGGAGTAAAGCCCGTTGCTTCCCTGGAAGAGGTAGACTGCGGGCGAGTCCTAATTCGTTCCCACGGAGTATCACCGGATGTTCTAGAGGTTGCCAGGGAGAAAGGGTTGGAGGTCATCGACGCCACATGCCCCTATGTGGCGCGGGCCCAGCACCTGGCCCAGAAGCTGGCCCGGGAGGGTTATCAAGTAGTAATTGTCGGCGAAGCTTCCCACCCTGAGGTCAAAGGATTGCTGGGCTGGGCCGGCCCGGGGGCGGTCGTCGTTTCCGATAGAGAAGAAGCTGAACTTTTGCCATATTATCCCCGGCGGGCGGTTTTGGCCCAGACCACCCAGCCGGAAGAAAAACTGGCTGAAGTAGCCGCTGTTCTGCGTACAAAAACGGATACTCTGGTGGTACACAATACCGTATGCCATGCTACCCGCAGGCGCCAAGAAGCAGCAGTGGACCTTGCGCGGAGGGTAGACGTAATGCTGGTAGTCGGCGGTAGAGAAAGCGCCAACACCCGTCATCTGGCAGAGCTTTGCCGGACAACGGGTACGCCGACATACCACATTGAGACGGCGGGAGAATTGTGTCGCCAGTGGTTTATAAATGCCCGGAGGGTCGGGGTTACAGGTGGCGCTTCGACCCCAGCGTGGATTATTGAGGAGGTAGTTGTAATGCTGGCTGAACAGGAAAAGTTAATGGTTCCTGAAGGGGAAAGGGAACCGGAAAAGGGACCGGAAGGAGCTGAATTGGCGCCGGCCGGGGAAAATAATGCTGTTGAGGTGAAGCCGGAAACAGAGTCCGGGGCGACAACCGTGGAGGCAGGGGAAACTGATGGAGCTATAGAAAATACTGCAGCTCCAGAAAAGCAAGAAGAACAGAAAAATGAAATACAGCAGCAAATTGAAGCCAAAATGCCTGAGCTACGGCGAGGAAGCATTGTTACGGGAACTGTAGTTCAGGTTAATGATAATGAAGTGCTGGTGGATGTGGGAGGCAAATGCGAAGGCATCATTCCTTTGAATGAACTCTCTCACCGTAATATCAGCGACCCCCACGAAGTGGTGGCCGTTGGTGACACGATCAATGTTATGGTGGTCAAGCCTGAAAACGAAGAAGGGCATCCCGTGTTGTCCAAAAGGCGTGCCGATCGTCGCATTGCCTGGGAAAAATTAGAGCAATACCTGGCAAACGGCACTGAAATTCAAGGAGAAGTTATAGAAGTAGTTAAAGGCGGTTTGTTGGTCGATGTAGGGGTAAGGGGTTTTGTGCCCGCCTCCCTTATCGAAAGGGGTTACGTCGAAGACTTAAACGCTTATCTGGGAAAAACCCTGCGTCTCAGGGTTATCGAACTGGACCGGAGCAAAAATAAAGTGGTGCTATCGCAAAAGGCCATCCTTGAAGAAGAATATGAAAAACAGCGCCAGGCTACATGGGAGAGCCTGGAAGTAGGCCAGGTTCGCAAGGGCATCGTCCGTCGCTTGACCAACTTCGGGGCCTTTGTAGATCTGGGTGGCGTCGACGGCCTGTTGCATGTTTCGGAGATTTCCTGGGGCAGGGTTGAACATCCCCGCGATGCCCTGCAGGAAGGCCAGGAAATTGAAGTTAAAGTTTTGGGCGTCGATCGGGAAGAAGGTAAAGTATCCCTGGGGCGCAAACAGCTTCTGCCCAATCCCTGGGATACGGCTGCCAGCCGTTACCCCGTTGGGACGATTGTGGAAGGTAAAGTGTTGCGTCTAGCTCCCTTTGGCGCCTTCGTGGAAGTAGAGCCGGGTATTGAAGGGCTTGTCCATATTTCCCAGCTGGCTGACAGGCACGTAGAAAAACCCGAAGACGTTGTTAAGGTGGGGGATGTTATTCCCGTTAAAGTGCTGGGAGTGGATCAGGAGGCCCAGCGTATGAGCTTGAGCCTGCGTCAGGCCTTAAGGGATCGCGCCAAAAAGCAACCCAAACAGGCCGAAAAGAGTCCGGAACCCCAGGAAGAAAGCGGCGTTAAGCTGGGGGATCTTTTCGGTGAACTTTTTGAAGAGGTAAAATGA